A single genomic interval of Coccidioides posadasii str. Silveira chromosome 1, complete sequence harbors:
- a CDS encoding uncharacterized protein (EggNog:ENOG410PJ6Q~COG:L~BUSCO:3637at33183), which yields MNFAKGILETRKQEYKHLAKLLRPIPLHVPTEIELTPGSTIRVTLFNANHCPGAVMFLIEGNGKAILYTGDVRAEPWWVESLIRNPILIPYTLGDCRLDRIYLDTTFAIKSDIYSAFPSKAEGIKELLHKVKAYPEDTIFYFRNWTFGYEDVWIALSAALNTKIHVDQYQLKLYQSLALRTSCELAVDEAPYLCGFTLGNSRISGCLTDQIDIKSVRIHSCEPGVVCSTISSRPSVYITPIVTRTQGGLDVLELGAGGGVGDLTQGHDLQFPDASVVERFVSLCSEYIQDPEKRQMIVDAATKAYESNSKSLSLEPFCVKEEDGMTLKNLVAMLCQGSKSSMFPGQSQPRTNHLPNTIRFPYSRHSSYDELCSLVSVFRPKDVYPCTVDAGSWTESVSMENLFGHLCLGSIFAHDAEMRAIVKQDESRPRKKVRRNSDASSAAASTQRSNIEASFSKAASSPKSPQALEYPVIVLSSDSEGQNSQPGKGQPAEHLDFATADTDLSFSFPSQITSNLSLSQPDELSTSRGIRIQAIRQALEQKALSNEIDFFLESSFTDSQAQSQPQGLFSPQYASSNLQHSSFAIPEENLEHAASDPDTQLQLLSDYEDTGDNYPPSTPLSISPSAFDPQDIIEMASDDDNKDNENDPDQATTLPPSCQDRKASMLRRMHSRISAYRAAKHETWSTLYSLISAGNNHTVMDEEL from the exons ATGAACTTTGCCAAAGGCATTCTGGAGACAAGGAAGCAAGAGTATAAGCACCTGGCAAAGCTTCTG AGACCCATACCGTTACATGTACCGACAGAAATTGAGTTGACACCGGGAAGCACCATCCGGGTTACCCTGTTCAATGCAAACCATTGCCCAGGTGCTGTTATGTTCCTCATTGAAGGAAATGGCAAAGCAATTCTTTATACCGGCGATGTCAGAG CTGAGCCTTGGTGGGTTGAGAGCCTGATTAGAAACCCTATTCTTATCCCCTATACACTAGGGGACTGTCGGCTAGACAGGATCTACCTAGATACGACTTTTGCCATAAAATCGGATATTTACTCTGCTTTCCCCTCCAAGGCAGAAGGAATTAAGGAATTACTCCACAAAGTCAAAGCCTACCCTGAAGACACCATATTCTACTTCCGCAATTGGACATTTGGATACGAGGATGTTTGGATAGCTCTCTCGGCTGCACTCAACACAAAG ATTCATGTTGATCAATATCAGTTGAAACTTTATCAATCACTTGCGCTACGGACTAGTTGCGAGTTGGCTGTCGACGAGGCTCCATATTTATGCGGCTTTACTTTGGGGAATTCACGGATCTCCGGCTGTTTAACGGACCAGATTGATATAAAGTCGGTCAGGATACATAGTTGCGAACCTGGAGTTGTCTGCTCCACGATTTCCTCACGGCCTTCGGTATACATAACTCCAATTGTTACCCGTACCCAGGGAGGGTTAGACGTACTAGAATTAGGCGCCGGTGGCGGTGTTGGTGACCTAACGCAGGGTCATGATCTTCAGTTTCCTGACGCATCTGTTGTCGAACGGTTCGTCAGCTTGTGCTCTGAGTATATCCAGGACCCCGAAAAGCGCCAGATGATTGTAGATGCTGCCACAAAGGCATATGAATCCAACTCAAAGTCGTTGTCGCTAGAACCATTCTGCGTCAAGGAAGAGGACGGGATGACCCTCAAAAACCTCGTGGCGATGCTCTGTCAAGGATCAAAAAGCAGCATGTTTCCAGGCCAAAGTCAGCCCAGAACCAATCATTTGCCAAATACCATA AGATTTCCGTACTCCCGCCACTCCTCTTACGACGAGCTTTGCTCCCTGGTCAGTGTTTTTCGACCAAAGGATGTCTACCCCTGTACCGTCGACGCAGGAAGCTGGACCGAGTCGGTTTCCATGGAAAATCTCTTCGGTCATTTATGCTTAGGTTCTATATTTGCTCATGACGCTGAGATGAGAGCTATAGTGAAACAGGATGAATCTCGGCCACGAAAGAAAGTACGCCGCAACAGTGATGCGTCCTCGGCCGCTGCATCGACCCAGCGATCGAATATTGAGGCAAGCTTCTCCAAAGCAGCATCATCCCCCAAATCTCCACAAGCACTTGAGTATCCCGTGATTGTTCTCagttcagattcagaaggGCAAAATTCACAACCCGGAAAAGGACAGCCTGCTGAGCATTTGGATTTTGCGACAGCCGACACGGACTTGTCATTCTCTTTCCCATCACAAATCACAAGTAATCTTTCTCTATCACAGCCAGACGAGTTGTCAACGTCGCGTGGCATCAGaatccaagctatcagaCAGGCTTTGGAACAAAAGGCCCTTAGTAACGAAATTGATTTTTTCCTCGAATCATCGTTCACGGACTCGCAGGCTCAATCGCAGCCACAAGGACTATTCTCGCCACAATATGCTAGTTCAAACCTCCAGCATTCCTCCTTCGCAATCCCCGAAGAGAATCTAGAGCATGCTGCATCAGACCCCGACACACAGCTTCAACTCTTATCCGACTATGAAGACACCGGAGATAACTATCCTCCCAGCACCCCCCTATCAATCTCGCCATCAGCATTTGATCCTCAAGACATTATTGAAATGGCCTCAGATGACGATAACAAAGACAACGAAAACGATCCGGACCAAGCCACAACCCTCCCACCTAGTTGTCAGGACCGCAAGGCGTCAATGCTAAGACGTATGCATTCAAGGATCTCTGCGTATCGTGCGGCCAAGCACGAGACGTGGTCGACTCTCTACTCGCTCATTTCGGCAGGCAATAATCATACTGTGATGGATGAAGAGCTTTGA
- the URE1 gene encoding Urease (EggNog:ENOG410PFDJ~COG:F~MEROPS:MER0004801~BUSCO:1668at33183), with protein MQLVPREIDKLTISNLGFLAQRRLARGVRLNHAEATALIASNLQELIRDGNNSVADLMTIGKEMLGRRHVLPSVVATLKQVQVEGTFPTGTNLITVVNPVCSDDGDLEKALYGSFLPVPPKETFPDPDPDDYQPEKMPGAVIPLKTSKKIELNAGRNRIMLKVTSRGDRPIQVGSHYHFIEVNPQLDFDRAKAYGYRLDIPAGTSIRFEPGATKAIPLVEIGGKRIIRGGNHIAVGQVDFRRVDEIIMRLQKAGFAYTPEPKQDAHLIEPFSMTREAYARMFGPTTGDVVKLGTTDLWIKVEKDLTYYGDECSFGGGKTIRDGMGQATGRHSVDVLDTVLVNALIVDWTGIYKADIGLKDGLICGIGKAGNPDMMDGVTPNMIVGSSTDVIACEGKIVTAGGIDTHVHFICPQQVEEALASGVTTLLGGGTGPTEGSNATTCTPAPNQFKTMMQACDHLPINVGLTGKGNDSGLPSLRDQCRAGAAGLKVHEDWGATPAVIDTCLQVCDEFDIQCLIHTDTLNESGFVEQTINAFKNRVIHTYHTEGAGGGHAPDIISVVEKPNVLPSSTNPTRPYTVNTLDEHLDMVMVCHHLSKDIPEDVAFAESRIRSETIAAEDVLHDTGAISMLSSDSQAMGRCGEVVVRTWNTAHKNKMERGRLKEDEGTDSDNFRVKRYISKYTINPAIAQGMAHTIGSVEVGKTADLVLWKFANFGTKPSMVLKSGMAVSAQMGDPNGSIPTIEPIIMRPMYASLNPKASIMFVSQASIKLGIIDSYRLKKRIEPVKNCRNISKRDMKFNDIMPKMRVDPESYVVEADGEECTAEPVSELPLTQDYFVY; from the exons ATGCAGCTCGTGCCGCGAGAG ATCGATAAACTGACCATCTCTAATCTGGGATTTCTGGCCCAGCGGAGATTGGCCCGGGGAGTGAGGTTGAATCATGCAGAAGCGACT GCGTTGATCGCATCCAATCTCCAAGAG CTTATTCGAGATGGCAACAATTCGGTGGCAGATCTCATGACGATCGGCAAGGAGATGCTTGGACGTCGACATGTCCTACCCTCTGTCGTGGCCACCTTGAAACAAGTTCAAGTTGAAGGAACTTTTCCCACTGGGACCAACCTGATCACCGTGGTCAATCCCGTTTGTTCGGATGATGGCGACCTGGAGAAAGCCCTCTACGGAAGCTTTTTGCCTGTGCCGCCGAAAGAAACGTTCCCGGATCCTGATCCGGATGACTATCAGCCAGAGAAGATGCCTGGCGCTGTGATACCCCTCAAAACGAGCAAGAAAATTGAGCTCAATGCCGGGAGAAATAGAATTATGCTTAAAGTGACAAGTCGAGGAGACCGGCCCATTCAG GTTGGTTCACACTATCATTTTATAGAGGTGAATCCACAATTGGACTTCGACCGTGCGAAGGCGTACGGATATCGCCTTGACATCCCAGCTGGGACGTCTATCCGCTTTGAACCCGGTGCTACCAAGGCAATCCCTCTCGTCGAAATTGGCGGCAAGAGAATCATTCGAGGGGGTAACCACATCGCCGTCGGGCAGGTGGATTTCCGAAGAGTTGATGAAATCATCATGCGTCTGCAAAAAGCTGGATTTGCGTACACTCCGGAGCCTAAACAGGATGCTCATTTGATCGAGCCATTTTCAATGACGCGGGAAGCATATGCTCGAATGTTTGGTCCTACCACTGGAGATGTAGTCAAGCTAGGAACCACAGATTTGTGGATTAAAGTCGAAAAGGACCTGACCTACTATGGTGACGAATGTTCATTCGGTGGTGGCAAGACCATAAGAGACGGGATGGGGCAAGCTACAGGAAGGCATTCCGTGGATGTCCTGGATACAGTCCTGGTGAACGCGCTAATTGTCGATTGGACGGGTATTTACAAGGCTGATATTGGACTAAAAGATGGATTGATCTGCGGAATCGGCAAAGCTGGAAACCCAGACATGATGGATGGTGTCACCCCCAACATGATAGTTGGCTCTTCGACAGATGTTATCGCATGTGAAGGAAAAATTGTCACTGCAGGAGGAATTGACACACACGTCCATTTTATATGCCCACAGCAGGTCGAGGAAGCCCTCGCCTCCGGAGTCACGACTCTTCTCGGTGGCGGCACCGGTCCAACTGAGGGATCAAATGCGACTACATGCACACCGGCTCCAAATCAGTTCAAGACGATGATGCAGGCTTGTGATCATCTTCCAATAAACGTTGGCCTTACAGGCAAAGGTAATGACAGCGGTCTTCCATCTCTGAGGGATCAATGCCGTGCAGGAGCCGCTGGCTTGAAGGTGCATGAAGATTGGGGTGCAACGCCGGCTGTCATTGATACATGCCTCCAGGTCTGCGACGAGTTCGATATTCAATGTCTCATCCATACCGACACCCTGAACGAATCTGGCTTCGTTGAACAGACCATCAATGCCTTTAAAAATCGAGTGATTCATACGTACCACACTGAGGGTGCTGGAGGAGGCCACGCTCCAGATATCATATCCGTCGTCGAGAAGCCAAACGTCCTGCCCAGCAGTACGAATCCCACTCGTCCGTATACGGTAAATACTTTAGATGAACATCTGGACATGGTAATGGTCTGCCATCATTTGTCCAAAGATATTCCTGAAGACGTGGCTTTTGCGGAAAGCCGGATCCGATCCGAGACAATTGCTGCAGAAGACGTTCTTCATGACACGGGAGCCATCAGCATGCTATCCTCGGACTCTCAAGCTATGGGACGCTGTGGAGAAGTTGTTGTTCGGACATGGAACACTGCACATAAGAATAAAATGGAACGAGGGCGACTCAAGGAAGATGAAGGGACGGATTCTGATAATTTTAGGGTTAAACGGTATATCAGCAAGTACACCATCAACCCTGCCATTGCACAGGGGATGGCCCACACTATTGGGAGCGTGGAAGTTGGCAAGACCGCTGATTTGGTTCTGTGGAAATTTGCCAACTTTGGGACTAAACCGAGTATGGTCTTGAAGTCTGGAATGGCTGTCTCAGCGCAGATG GGTGATCCCAATGGCTCTATCCCCACAATCGAGCCTATTATTATGAGGCCTATGTACGCT AGTCTTAACCCTAAAGCCTCAATCATGTTCGTATCCCAAGCATCCATCAAGCTTGGTATCATCGACAGTTACCGCCTGAAGAAGCGGATCGAGCCAGTGAAGAATTGTCGGAATATAAGCAAGAGAGATATGAAATTTAATGATATTATGCCCAAAATGAGAGTCGATCCGGAGAGCTAT GTTGTCGAGGCTGACGGGGAAGAGTGCACCGCTGAGCCAGTGTCAGAGTTGCCTTTAACACAAGATTATTTCGTTTACTGA
- a CDS encoding uncharacterized protein (EggNog:ENOG410PMG6~COG:B~BUSCO:15210at33183) gives MSGTAPKPDQSSKDSTAIVTVNIDDFTRTRDSVIIALASLQSAVSDLSKAYINHANTVLNRGPSALDIGGITSSLLENGLLNVARPPSPGPEGERKKKRKRAPPDPNAPKRALTPYFLYMHHNRQKIADELGQNARPKEVADEGTRRWAAMNAQEREVWQTLYKQNLNVYKAKMKAYKAGLAIPVEDEAVNEAAAAQQQLHEGVRQATEDRSSEESSSSEEEEATPEPPREPTPPRSSKRRRTLDAKLPAPVASPPKPSPPKKPSPEKKKRGKAAAEEKPKRAQPAVAETPKSEKKTRKKRKSEAAAAE, from the exons ATGTCCGGAACGGCGCCTAAGCCTGACCAGTCCAGCAAGGACAGCACTGCCATCGTGACAGTCAACATCGACGACTTCACGAGAACACGCGACAGT GTCATCATTGCTCTCGCGAGCCTCCAATCCGCTGTTTCTGATCTCTCGAAAGCTTACATCAACCACGCCAACACCGTCTTGAACCGCGGACCCTCCGCCCTTGATATCGGCGGAATCACCAGCAGCCTCCTTGAAAATGGCCTTCTTAATGTCGCGCGACCCCCGAGTCCAGGCCCCGAAGGCGAGCGCAAAAAGAAGCGCAAGCGGGCTCCTCCGGATCCCAACGCGCCCAAGCGCGCGCTAACTCCGTACTTCCTCTACATGCACCACAACCGTCAGAAGATCGCGGATGAACTAGGTCAGAACGCTCGGCCTAAAGAAGTCGCAGACGAAGGTACGAGGCGATGGGCTGCTATGAATGCTCAGGAAAGAGAG GTCTGGCAAACACTCTATAAGCAAAACCTTAATGTCTATAAGGCGAAGATGAAGGCCTACAAAGCTGGTTTGGCTATTCCAGTGGAAGATGAGGCCGTCAATGAAGCTGCAGCCGCACAGCAGCAATTGCACGAAGGTGTCCGCCAAGCTACGGAAGATCGCAGCTCTGAGGAATCCTCGTCAtcagaggaagaagaggccacTCCAGAGCCTCCCCGCGAGCCTACTCCACCTCGCTCTTCCAAGAGACGCCGCACTCTTGATGCGAAATTACCAGCGCCTGTCGCTTCTCCACCGAAACCGTCGCCGCCCAAGAAGCCTTCACctgagaaaaagaaaaggggaaaggCTGCAGCGGAGGAGAAGCCAAAACGTGCCCAACCTGCAGTTGCTGAGACACCAAAGAGTGAGAAGAAGACTCGTAAGAAGCGCAAGAGTGAAGCTGCTGCAGCGGAGTAA